A region from the Kineothrix sp. IPX-CK genome encodes:
- the gpmA gene encoding 2,3-diphosphoglycerate-dependent phosphoglycerate mutase, which translates to MKLIIVRHGESEWNRLNLFTGWTDVELSEHGKQEAKSAGQLLKKEGYDFDVCYTSYLKRAIQTLNTILEEMDREWLPVKKSWLLNERHYGALQGLNKEETTKRFGQEQVQIWRRSYDILPPALSEDDGRNPRHQEQYREITKERLPLVESLKDTIERVIPYFEQNIMNDMKQGKRVIIAAHGNTIRALIKYLDRLSEKEIISVNIPTGIPLVYEFDEDFQVIRNYYLGDKDLIEEKTKKVADQANINKNQK; encoded by the coding sequence ATGAAACTGATTATCGTTCGGCATGGTGAAAGTGAGTGGAACAGGCTTAACTTATTTACGGGATGGACTGATGTGGAGTTATCAGAGCATGGAAAACAGGAAGCAAAAAGTGCAGGACAACTGTTAAAAAAAGAGGGGTATGATTTCGATGTGTGCTATACATCGTATCTTAAAAGAGCGATACAAACCTTGAATACTATATTGGAAGAAATGGATAGAGAGTGGTTACCGGTTAAAAAATCGTGGCTGCTTAACGAACGCCATTATGGAGCGCTCCAAGGGCTTAATAAAGAAGAAACTACAAAAAGATTTGGACAAGAGCAGGTGCAAATCTGGCGCCGCTCCTATGATATCCTACCTCCGGCATTAAGTGAAGATGATGGCAGAAACCCAAGGCATCAGGAACAGTATAGAGAGATAACAAAGGAGAGACTTCCTTTAGTAGAGAGCTTAAAAGATACAATAGAAAGAGTAATTCCATATTTTGAGCAGAACATCATGAATGACATGAAGCAGGGTAAAAGAGTTATTATTGCTGCACATGGAAATACGATAAGGGCTTTGATAAAATATCTGGACCGACTATCCGAGAAAGAAATTATATCGGTTAATATACCTACAGGTATACCTCTTGTGTATGAATTTGATGAAGATTTTCAAGTTATTAGGAATTACTACTTGGGAGATAAAGATCTTATTGAAGAAAAAACAAAAAAAGTGGCCGATCAAGCTAATATAAACAAGAATCAAAAATAA
- a CDS encoding MptD family putative ECF transporter S component, giving the protein MKKEKTNKLVSKDYLTIGLYTVVSLVISFALSMLTTPFLVWAYPFATAFVLFFTCPIYILLAYKVGKRGTLLTFAIINGLFYAIMGAPFVLPFTLVGGLLGELILAKFGGYRNLKAQTLAYTVYNLIYGFCNYIVLAISAEYYFSLMQIEGVLREAYIKYMTTPFWIAVAIALLVIAIVLGCLFGYKLLKKHFIKSGIVSSSN; this is encoded by the coding sequence ATGAAAAAAGAAAAAACGAATAAATTGGTATCAAAGGATTATTTGACCATTGGACTGTATACTGTCGTAAGCCTTGTAATCTCATTCGCCTTATCGATGCTAACAACACCGTTTCTGGTATGGGCGTATCCGTTCGCAACAGCATTTGTCCTCTTCTTTACATGCCCGATTTATATTTTACTAGCATACAAAGTCGGGAAACGCGGTACATTATTAACCTTTGCAATTATTAATGGACTATTTTATGCTATTATGGGTGCGCCGTTTGTACTGCCGTTTACACTTGTCGGCGGTTTATTAGGAGAACTTATTTTAGCCAAATTCGGAGGTTACAGAAATTTAAAGGCACAAACTCTGGCATACACTGTATACAATCTGATTTACGGCTTCTGTAATTATATTGTGCTGGCCATTTCGGCGGAATATTACTTCTCATTAATGCAAATTGAGGGTGTCTTACGTGAGGCCTATATTAAATATATGACAACCCCATTTTGGATTGCGGTCGCTATCGCACTGTTGGTTATTGCCATAGTTCTGGGTTGCCTGTTTGGGTATAAGCTTTTGAAGAAGCACTTTATTAAATCGGGTATTGTTTCGAGTTCAAATTAG
- a CDS encoding ABC transporter ATP-binding protein: MLKVYKKLLHYVPKERWLAFVAILFTAVSTVITVSAYYYMYEFLKRLVIMNDAGDAFHYAIIIVGLLVAGSLIYIFSVLLTHILGFRLETNLRKKGIDGLINASFRFFDLNSSGRTRQLLDDNAAQTHSIVAHLIPDNAGAVLTPVLVLIMGFVIDLKVGIALLVFTVLGAGQIVLMSGDKHFMAIYQEALEKMNSETVEYVRGMQVVKIFGASVNSFKALHKAIMDYSKYALDYSMSCRKPYLRFQIVFLGAITILTPFMVLFTDIHADPKMLAVDLIMFLFLSGVLFSGFMKIMYVSMYAYMGISAVEKLERIFADMQKDKLEFGTLEKFKNFDIEFDKVSFGYGDEMVLENLSFKLEENKSYALVGASGSGKSTIAKLISGFYRINSGDIKIGGKSITSYSEEAITKSIAFVFQDSKLFKMSIYDNVKTANPDATNEEVFEALHLAGCDEIIKKFPLKEQTVIGTKGVFLSGGEKQRIAIARAILKNANIIIMDEASAAVDPENEHELQKAFKNLIKGKTVIMIAHRLSSIRAVDEILVMEKGKIIERGNDTELMREDSRYKRFQELYTKANDWRVRYE, translated from the coding sequence ATGTTAAAAGTTTACAAAAAATTACTTCATTATGTGCCAAAAGAAAGATGGTTAGCATTTGTAGCAATCCTATTTACTGCTGTTTCTACTGTGATAACAGTATCGGCATATTACTACATGTATGAGTTTCTTAAAAGGCTTGTTATCATGAACGATGCGGGAGATGCGTTTCATTATGCAATTATTATAGTGGGACTGTTGGTAGCAGGGTCGCTTATTTATATCTTCTCTGTGCTTCTAACCCATATTCTTGGGTTTAGATTAGAAACAAATTTGAGAAAAAAAGGAATTGATGGTCTTATCAATGCCAGCTTTAGATTCTTTGATTTAAATTCATCCGGTAGAACCAGGCAGCTATTAGATGATAATGCGGCGCAAACGCATAGCATTGTTGCACACCTTATACCAGATAACGCAGGGGCGGTGCTTACTCCGGTATTAGTACTTATCATGGGGTTTGTGATTGACTTAAAGGTTGGAATAGCTTTGCTTGTGTTTACTGTTCTGGGGGCGGGACAAATTGTTTTGATGTCAGGAGATAAACATTTCATGGCAATTTATCAAGAGGCATTAGAGAAGATGAATAGTGAAACAGTTGAATATGTACGCGGTATGCAAGTTGTTAAAATTTTTGGAGCCAGTGTTAATTCGTTTAAGGCTTTGCATAAAGCCATTATGGATTATTCAAAATACGCTCTCGATTATTCCATGAGTTGCAGGAAGCCATATTTAAGATTTCAGATTGTTTTTCTGGGAGCAATAACCATTCTTACGCCGTTTATGGTTTTGTTTACAGATATTCATGCTGATCCCAAAATGCTTGCGGTGGATTTGATTATGTTTTTGTTTCTTAGCGGCGTATTATTTAGCGGATTTATGAAAATCATGTATGTATCTATGTATGCATATATGGGAATCTCTGCCGTGGAAAAATTGGAGCGAATATTCGCCGATATGCAAAAAGATAAATTGGAATTTGGCACGCTGGAGAAATTTAAAAACTTTGATATTGAGTTTGACAAGGTTAGCTTTGGATATGGCGATGAAATGGTTTTAGAAAATCTTAGCTTTAAACTTGAAGAAAACAAAAGTTATGCTTTGGTTGGTGCCTCAGGCAGCGGAAAGTCCACTATTGCAAAGTTGATATCAGGATTTTATAGAATCAACAGCGGCGATATAAAAATTGGCGGTAAAAGTATTACAAGCTACAGTGAAGAAGCAATCACGAAAAGCATTGCCTTTGTATTTCAAGACAGCAAGTTATTTAAAATGAGTATTTACGATAATGTAAAAACAGCAAATCCTGATGCGACGAACGAGGAAGTGTTTGAAGCACTTCATCTTGCAGGCTGTGATGAAATTATAAAGAAATTTCCCTTAAAAGAACAAACAGTTATTGGTACTAAAGGGGTGTTTTTATCAGGTGGGGAAAAGCAAAGAATTGCCATAGCCAGAGCGATTCTTAAAAATGCAAATATTATTATAATGGATGAGGCAAGTGCGGCAGTTGACCCTGAGAACGAGCATGAGTTACAAAAGGCATTTAAAAATCTTATTAAGGGAAAAACCGTCATTATGATTGCGCACAGATTGAGTAGTATCAGAGCAGTTGACGAAATATTGGTGATGGAGAAGGGGAAAATAATAGAGAGGGGCAATGATACTGAATTAATGAGAGAAGACAGCAGGTATAAGCGTTTTCAAGAGCTTTATACAAAAGCGAACGATTGGAGGGTGCGTTATGAATAA
- a CDS encoding energy-coupling factor transporter transmembrane component T — protein sequence MKKKYIDPRIQFLLLVFIGIIILVSDVNRLILLNLLALSYLLYNGHMKGAIKTSVMLMVVVVFHFYILKSDYQVLKFVGFFTFLILRFSPVIMFASVLQEVPSGKMISSLQNLGIPKNILITLAVTLRFFPIIKVENESIQMSAKLRGLSLSQPKNWLHPLNSFEYTFVPLMMRTLKITDELAASAMTKGIDYPEARTSIYDSRIKFSDIAVGCTIVTCGIAIFFTKV from the coding sequence ATGAAAAAGAAATACATTGACCCAAGGATTCAGTTTCTATTGCTGGTTTTCATAGGTATTATTATTCTGGTGTCTGATGTTAACCGCTTAATTTTACTTAATCTTCTCGCATTATCCTATCTCTTATATAACGGACATATGAAAGGCGCGATAAAAACCTCAGTGATGCTCATGGTTGTTGTCGTTTTTCATTTTTATATTTTAAAATCTGATTATCAAGTATTGAAGTTTGTTGGATTCTTCACTTTTCTAATCTTAAGATTCAGTCCGGTGATAATGTTCGCATCTGTATTACAAGAAGTTCCAAGCGGAAAGATGATTTCGTCACTGCAGAATTTAGGAATTCCTAAAAATATTTTAATTACTTTAGCTGTGACATTGCGCTTCTTCCCAATTATTAAAGTGGAAAATGAATCAATCCAAATGTCTGCCAAGTTAAGAGGATTATCACTGAGTCAGCCAAAAAATTGGCTTCACCCCCTTAATAGTTTTGAATATACATTTGTACCTCTAATGATGCGGACACTGAAGATAACAGATGAATTGGCAGCATCGGCAATGACAAAGGGAATTGACTATCCAGAAGCAAGAACATCTATTTATGACAGCCGAATAAAGTTTTCTGATATCGCTGTGGGTTGCACAATCGTTACGTGCGGCATTGCTATTTTCTTTACAAAAGTTTGA
- a CDS encoding fructose bisphosphate aldolase, producing the protein MNKIQMDRIQTGKGFIAALDQSGGSTPKALLQYGIKEDSYSNEEEMFDLVHEMRKRIITSPSFSSEYILGAILFENTMDRTIDDQFTADYLWEKKGVIPFLKIDKGLSDIENGVQLMKPIPELDSLLKRAVEKNIFGTKMRSVIKDANLEGIKKVVEQQFEIGKRIIAAGLVPIIEPEVDIHSLDKEESEKILKNEIFNQLSNLGQDEKVMLKLSIPTKDNFFSDLVSDSHIVRVVALSGGYTQIEANEKLSRNQGLIASFSRALSQSLTAQQSDEEFNATLSSSIKAIYAASIT; encoded by the coding sequence ATGAACAAAATACAAATGGATCGAATCCAAACAGGAAAAGGCTTTATTGCTGCCTTAGATCAGAGTGGCGGAAGTACCCCAAAAGCACTCCTTCAATATGGTATTAAGGAAGACAGCTATTCCAATGAAGAAGAAATGTTTGATTTAGTACATGAGATGAGAAAACGGATTATAACAAGTCCTTCATTTTCTTCCGAGTATATTCTGGGCGCCATTTTATTTGAGAACACAATGGATCGCACCATTGACGATCAATTTACTGCTGATTACCTTTGGGAGAAGAAGGGTGTCATTCCTTTTTTAAAGATTGATAAAGGTCTGTCCGATATAGAAAATGGTGTTCAGCTTATGAAGCCAATCCCAGAGTTGGATAGCCTTTTAAAGCGGGCTGTTGAAAAGAACATTTTCGGAACGAAAATGCGCTCTGTTATTAAAGATGCCAACCTCGAAGGAATAAAAAAAGTAGTTGAGCAACAATTCGAGATCGGCAAACGGATCATTGCGGCCGGGCTGGTTCCGATTATTGAACCCGAGGTGGATATTCACAGTCTGGATAAGGAAGAATCCGAGAAAATACTGAAGAATGAAATTTTTAATCAATTATCTAACCTGGGCCAAGACGAAAAAGTCATGCTTAAGCTATCCATACCAACAAAAGATAATTTCTTTAGCGATTTAGTGAGTGACTCTCATATTGTAAGAGTTGTGGCTCTGTCCGGGGGATATACACAAATTGAAGCAAATGAAAAGTTATCGCGTAACCAAGGATTGATTGCCAGCTTTTCTCGTGCACTCTCACAAAGTCTGACAGCGCAACAATCGGATGAAGAATTTAATGCGACATTGTCAAGCTCCATTAAAGCTATTTATGCTGCATCAATTACGTAA
- a CDS encoding GNAT family N-acetyltransferase: protein MDFRLAEIQDLAEIFTVVKASIKDMEANGIYQWDELYPAKRDFAGDIEKKHLFIGLKNQMIAVVYVINEECDEDYRNGAWEYPDDKYCVIHRLCVNPEFQHQGIGKIALEYAEKQMIDRGYQSVRLDAFSNNPFALKLYSKACYKNVGYAEWRKGRFFLMEKRLYS, encoded by the coding sequence ATGGATTTTAGGTTAGCAGAAATACAAGATTTAGCAGAAATTTTTACTGTTGTTAAAGCATCGATAAAAGATATGGAGGCAAATGGAATTTACCAGTGGGATGAACTCTATCCTGCCAAAAGGGACTTTGCCGGCGACATCGAAAAAAAACATTTATTTATCGGATTAAAGAATCAAATGATTGCTGTTGTTTATGTTATCAACGAGGAATGCGATGAGGATTATAGAAATGGAGCTTGGGAGTATCCTGACGATAAATATTGCGTAATCCATAGATTATGTGTAAATCCTGAATTTCAACATCAGGGAATTGGGAAAATAGCACTGGAATATGCAGAAAAACAAATGATAGACAGGGGATATCAATCAGTCAGATTGGATGCTTTTTCTAATAATCCCTTTGCCTTAAAATTGTATTCAAAGGCTTGTTACAAAAATGTAGGATATGCGGAATGGAGAAAAGGCAGATTTTTCTTGATGGAAAAGCGACTTTACTCGTAA
- a CDS encoding ABC transporter ATP-binding protein, with the protein MKSMVRFENISFSYGGESHQLRNISLDIMKGECMLITGASGCGKTTLSRTINGLIPHYFEGDLEGTIYIAGKNTALFEEWEYGKIVGSVFQDARSQFFTSNVLDELAFASENYGCDANLIKTRIETVLNANHIPHLRSRKLENLSSGEKQKVAMNAVQVHNPDIYVLDEPSANLDNESCFILAELLKDLKRQGKTILVADHRIYYLMDVLDRIIYMDDGEIINNWNIRDFQKLSQDYLNSLGIRNSHMITLGEVLNRENGIDKKRSSETLELKNLSVGFGRLSKPLLSNLNLCIAKGEIVVLTGKNGIGKTTLARTLCGVLKEKSGTIEINKQVLSMKNRRSKFWFVLQDSDYQLFSDSVISELLLGSNPTEENIKRAEKILRDLGLDSLREQHPASLSGGQKQRLTFGVGLMRQPEYLILDEPTSGLDARNMQRMQKMIHEYAEKGISFIIISHDFEFVLKMNTKTIHITEINLQTRI; encoded by the coding sequence ATGAAATCAATGGTTAGGTTTGAAAATATTTCATTTTCATATGGAGGTGAAAGTCATCAATTAAGAAATATTTCACTGGATATTATGAAAGGTGAATGTATGCTGATTACAGGAGCATCAGGGTGCGGTAAAACTACACTTTCTCGTACTATTAATGGATTAATACCGCATTATTTTGAAGGTGATTTGGAAGGAACTATATATATTGCAGGAAAGAATACGGCACTCTTTGAAGAATGGGAATATGGGAAAATAGTCGGAAGCGTTTTTCAAGACGCTCGTTCTCAGTTTTTTACTTCAAATGTATTGGATGAACTTGCTTTCGCATCAGAGAATTATGGTTGTGATGCTAATCTCATCAAAACTCGTATTGAAACAGTGTTGAATGCTAATCATATTCCGCACTTGAGAAGCAGAAAGTTAGAAAATCTTTCAAGCGGTGAGAAACAAAAAGTAGCTATGAATGCAGTACAGGTCCATAATCCGGATATATATGTACTTGATGAACCATCAGCCAATCTTGATAATGAATCATGCTTTATCCTTGCCGAATTACTAAAAGATCTAAAGAGACAGGGAAAAACAATTCTGGTCGCAGATCATCGCATTTATTATTTAATGGATGTATTGGATCGGATTATCTATATGGATGATGGAGAGATAATAAATAATTGGAATATTAGGGATTTTCAAAAACTATCACAAGATTATTTAAATTCACTTGGGATTAGGAATAGTCATATGATTACGCTTGGTGAGGTACTTAATCGAGAGAACGGGATTGACAAAAAAAGAAGTTCTGAAACGTTGGAATTAAAGAATCTTTCGGTTGGATTTGGTAGATTATCAAAACCGTTGTTAAGTAATTTGAATCTATGTATTGCAAAAGGTGAAATCGTTGTATTAACTGGAAAAAACGGAATTGGGAAAACAACACTGGCACGTACTCTTTGCGGGGTGTTAAAAGAAAAATCCGGAACTATAGAGATAAACAAACAAGTGCTTTCAATGAAAAACCGCCGTAGTAAATTTTGGTTTGTTCTTCAAGATTCAGACTATCAATTATTTTCTGACAGTGTAATCAGTGAACTTCTATTAGGCAGCAATCCAACTGAAGAAAACATCAAAAGAGCAGAAAAGATTTTAAGAGATCTTGGTCTGGATTCTTTGAGAGAACAACATCCTGCGTCATTGTCAGGCGGGCAAAAGCAGAGACTTACCTTCGGAGTAGGTTTAATGAGACAACCAGAATACTTGATTCTAGATGAACCAACATCAGGGCTTGATGCTAGAAATATGCAACGTATGCAAAAAATGATTCATGAATATGCAGAGAAAGGCATTAGTTTTATCATCATAAGTCATGATTTTGAATTTGTTTTAAAAATGAACACTAAAACAATACACATTACTGAGATAAATTTACAAACGAGAATATAG
- a CDS encoding AraC family transcriptional regulator yields MNTFQDFIEKSGWNSCHNYSKYSQVGKTFCTQNENFNGIYWYYETDQFIIDIHDSFIKKEHMVNFFPDISPFIAFSSTYIKSANGECFNPYQALTSNTMFIMNIERTDVRFLLHANFPYVSVGIYFKNKMIEEYISCHLNPECTSIYDLFFETRELVTKPLEKLANSILNWNMNSPAAEIFLEAKAKEWLSITLDAYFNKLKLKPISKSDEKAIENVASYINDHYALVLSQELLEKIAMMSGTKLKNVFKQKYQMSITEYTQKRRMNIAETLLSTTSLEIKDIAKSVGYISHSRFTILFKKYKGVYPREVKKMSSLNSTSMHMHQYNPEKHSSCKDKR; encoded by the coding sequence ATGAATACGTTTCAAGATTTTATAGAAAAATCAGGGTGGAATTCCTGCCATAATTACTCAAAATACTCTCAGGTCGGCAAAACTTTTTGCACTCAGAATGAAAATTTTAATGGCATCTATTGGTATTATGAAACAGATCAATTCATCATTGATATACATGACTCTTTTATTAAAAAGGAACATATGGTTAATTTTTTCCCTGATATAAGTCCTTTTATAGCATTCAGCTCAACATATATTAAATCAGCAAACGGAGAATGTTTTAATCCTTATCAAGCATTAACATCAAACACCATGTTTATTATGAATATAGAACGGACAGACGTACGATTTCTTTTACACGCAAACTTCCCATACGTCAGTGTCGGGATTTATTTCAAGAATAAAATGATTGAAGAGTATATCTCCTGCCACTTAAATCCGGAATGCACAAGTATTTACGATCTTTTTTTTGAAACCAGAGAGCTTGTTACAAAGCCTTTAGAAAAATTAGCAAATTCTATTTTAAATTGGAATATGAATTCTCCTGCTGCTGAGATATTTCTTGAAGCAAAAGCAAAAGAGTGGTTAAGCATCACCCTTGATGCATACTTTAACAAATTAAAATTAAAACCAATATCTAAATCTGACGAGAAAGCAATCGAAAATGTAGCAAGCTATATTAACGACCATTATGCTTTGGTGCTATCCCAGGAACTCTTAGAGAAAATTGCTATGATGAGCGGTACAAAATTGAAAAATGTATTTAAACAGAAATATCAAATGAGCATAACGGAATACACACAAAAAAGAAGAATGAACATCGCAGAAACCTTGCTGTCAACAACATCTCTCGAAATAAAAGATATTGCAAAATCTGTGGGATATATCTCTCATAGTAGATTTACAATACTTTTCAAGAAATATAAGGGCGTATATCCTCGTGAAGTAAAAAAGATGAGTTCTTTAAATAGCACTTCTATGCACATGCATCAATATAATCCGGAAAAACATTCATCATGTAAAGATAAACGATAA
- a CDS encoding ABC transporter ATP-binding protein encodes MNNLFKKYFALTDRGASDLVRASLASFLVYIVNMLPAILLMILFNELVLGNVKNNIFYIGFSVLVLVIMYILLRVEYNTLYNSTYKESANLRLDIADTLSKLPLSYFSKHNLSDLSQTIMADVAAIEHAISHAMAKTIGFFMFFPLISILLLIGNIKLGLAVILPIIIAFLLIVWSKKIQLRENIKYYTKLRDNSDSFQEAIELQQEIKSFGLAKEIKENLYKKMEEGEKIHLKAEFTAVVPLLFSGLVVQIAFAIVILVGTGLFLKGEINVLYLIGYILASIKIKEGVDGVSQNIAELYYIDAMINRIKEIRSTKVQKGEDKEISNYDIELKDVSFAYNEDTAVLKNVSFTANQNEVTALVGMSGCGKTSILRLISRLYDYDGGKIKIGGVDIKEISTKSLFEKISIVFQDVTLFNTSIAENIRIGKKTATDKEVKEAARLANCEEFINQLPEGYDTVIGENGATLSGGERQRLSIARAFLKNAPIIILDEIAASLDVDNEKKIQESLNHLIKNKTVIIISHRLKSVENADKIVIIDNGEVEAFGKHEELMYSSSIYNNLVEKAKLAEVFKY; translated from the coding sequence ATGAATAATTTATTTAAGAAATATTTTGCTCTGACGGACAGAGGTGCAAGCGATTTGGTTAGAGCCAGTTTAGCATCCTTTTTAGTATATATAGTGAATATGCTCCCGGCTATACTGCTCATGATTTTGTTTAATGAGCTTGTTTTGGGAAACGTAAAAAACAATATTTTTTACATAGGCTTTTCTGTTTTGGTACTTGTTATCATGTATATACTTCTAAGAGTGGAATACAATACACTTTATAATTCAACCTATAAAGAAAGCGCTAATTTGAGACTTGATATTGCAGATACTTTGAGCAAACTTCCTCTTTCTTATTTTTCTAAGCATAATCTATCTGATCTTTCCCAGACGATTATGGCTGATGTTGCAGCTATCGAACATGCCATAAGCCATGCGATGGCAAAAACAATCGGATTTTTTATGTTTTTTCCACTTATATCTATTCTTTTACTAATCGGAAATATAAAACTGGGGCTTGCCGTTATTTTGCCAATAATTATAGCATTTTTATTAATTGTTTGGTCTAAAAAAATCCAATTAAGAGAAAATATTAAATATTATACAAAGCTTAGGGATAATTCGGACAGTTTTCAAGAAGCGATCGAGTTACAGCAAGAGATAAAGAGTTTTGGACTTGCAAAAGAAATTAAAGAAAATTTGTATAAAAAAATGGAAGAGGGCGAGAAAATACACTTAAAAGCTGAATTTACGGCAGTTGTTCCGCTGCTTTTTTCAGGACTTGTTGTTCAGATTGCTTTTGCAATCGTCATATTGGTAGGAACGGGACTATTTTTAAAAGGTGAAATAAACGTTTTATATCTCATTGGATATATTTTGGCATCTATCAAAATCAAAGAAGGTGTGGATGGAGTAAGTCAAAACATCGCAGAGCTTTATTATATTGATGCCATGATTAATCGCATTAAAGAAATAAGAAGTACAAAAGTTCAAAAAGGAGAAGATAAAGAAATTTCAAATTATGATATAGAACTAAAAGATGTATCCTTTGCTTACAATGAAGATACAGCAGTTCTGAAAAATGTCAGTTTTACGGCAAATCAAAATGAGGTGACTGCCCTAGTGGGCATGTCAGGCTGTGGAAAGACAAGTATTCTGCGCTTGATTTCCAGACTTTATGATTATGATGGCGGAAAGATAAAAATTGGAGGCGTGGATATAAAAGAAATTTCCACAAAATCATTATTTGAAAAAATATCCATTGTCTTTCAGGATGTAACGCTTTTTAATACATCAATAGCAGAAAATATAAGAATAGGAAAAAAGACGGCAACAGATAAAGAGGTAAAAGAAGCGGCCAGGCTGGCAAATTGCGAAGAATTTATTAATCAGCTTCCGGAGGGGTACGATACCGTAATCGGTGAAAACGGAGCAACCTTGTCAGGAGGTGAAAGACAAAGATTATCCATTGCCAGAGCATTTCTGAAAAATGCACCAATCATCATCTTGGATGAAATAGCTGCCTCCTTAGATGTGGATAATGAGAAAAAAATACAAGAAAGCTTAAATCATTTAATTAAAAATAAAACCGTTATCATTATTTCTCACAGACTAAAATCCGTTGAAAATGCGGATAAGATAGTAATTATTGACAATGGAGAAGTAGAAGCTTTCGGAAAGCACGAGGAACTTATGTATTCCTCATCAATTTATAACAATTTAGTAGAAAAAGCAAAGTTAGCAGAAGTATTTAAATACTAA
- a CDS encoding GNAT family N-acetyltransferase — protein MEIIISPVDNQNLSVAMKLIEEVFDEFVAPDYSEQGIKSFKENFIYDKKFLAKFAEGTETMYGAYYKEEIVGCLSISIHNTISCIFVKREYHRKGIASMLLNTVIEELKKRGAVAIKLNASPYAMPFYYAMEFKNAGDTGNYNGIIYTPMELDLI, from the coding sequence ATGGAAATAATAATCAGTCCCGTTGATAATCAGAACCTTTCCGTCGCAATGAAGTTAATAGAAGAGGTTTTTGATGAATTTGTGGCACCAGACTATTCAGAGCAGGGAATAAAATCCTTTAAAGAGAACTTTATTTATGATAAGAAATTTCTTGCCAAATTTGCAGAAGGAACCGAAACAATGTATGGAGCATATTACAAAGAGGAGATTGTAGGTTGCCTTTCCATAAGTATACATAATACCATTTCATGTATTTTTGTAAAAAGAGAGTACCATAGAAAAGGCATTGCATCCATGTTATTAAACACAGTAATTGAAGAATTGAAAAAACGAGGTGCGGTTGCCATTAAGCTAAACGCATCACCGTATGCTATGCCTTTTTATTATGCGATGGAATTTAAAAATGCAGGAGATACAGGCAATTATAATGGAATAATATATACACCAATGGAGCTGGATTTGATATAG